From Brachyspira pilosicoli, a single genomic window includes:
- a CDS encoding ZIP family metal transporter, which yields MIENASPVVLALFGGGITFAFTALGAGLVFFFVSEIKPKLLATMYGFAGGVMTAASFWSLLAPSIELSENTNLPNWLIPVGGFLFGAFFIWVLDKSLPHMHIVNGHEETEGAKVKLSKSILLFLAITLHNIPEGLAVGVTFGAFSIGDSGVSFNAALALALGIGLQNFPEGAAVSLPLKSTGVSKSKSFLLGAISGIVEPIAAVIGAIAVTKLTLILPIALSFSAGAMIYVVIEELVPEAVAEEHNHFGVFGFIFGFAIMMVLDVALG from the coding sequence ATGATAGAGAATGCATCACCAGTTGTTTTAGCATTATTTGGCGGGGGAATTACATTTGCTTTTACGGCACTTGGAGCAGGATTAGTATTTTTCTTTGTATCTGAAATAAAACCTAAACTACTTGCTACTATGTATGGTTTTGCAGGCGGGGTAATGACTGCAGCTAGTTTTTGGTCTTTGCTTGCACCTTCTATAGAACTGTCAGAAAATACTAATTTACCAAATTGGCTTATACCTGTTGGGGGTTTTTTATTTGGTGCATTTTTTATATGGGTATTAGATAAATCGTTACCGCATATGCATATAGTTAATGGTCATGAAGAGACTGAGGGAGCTAAAGTAAAACTATCAAAAAGTATACTATTATTTTTAGCTATTACATTACACAATATACCAGAGGGTTTAGCGGTTGGTGTAACATTTGGAGCTTTTTCTATAGGAGATAGCGGGGTGAGTTTTAATGCAGCTTTGGCTTTAGCACTTGGTATAGGTCTTCAAAACTTCCCAGAGGGGGCTGCTGTTTCTTTGCCTCTTAAAAGTACAGGTGTTTCAAAATCAAAATCTTTTTTACTTGGAGCAATATCTGGAATAGTAGAGCCTATTGCTGCCGTGATAGGAGCTATTGCTGTTACTAAACTTACATTAATACTTCCTATAGCATTATCATTTTCTGCAGGTGCTATGATATATGTTGTTATAGAAGAATTGGTTCCAGAAGCTGTTGCAGAAGAGCATAATCACTTTGGAGTATTCGGCTTTATATTTGGTTTTGCTATAATGATGGTTTTAGATGTTGCTTTGGGATAA
- a CDS encoding histidine triad nucleotide-binding protein, with the protein MSNDCIFCKIVKGEIPSNFIKENEYCVVFKDLNPKSDVHLLVVPKKHLKDITEIDNDLMGKVLDTIKEVAKENNLESFRIVNNCGENAGQSVFHLHFHVLSGKNLKDNF; encoded by the coding sequence ATGAGTAATGATTGCATATTTTGTAAGATTGTTAAAGGAGAAATACCTTCAAACTTTATAAAAGAAAATGAATATTGTGTTGTGTTTAAAGATTTGAACCCTAAATCTGATGTTCATTTGCTTGTTGTACCAAAGAAGCATTTAAAAGATATAACAGAGATAGATAATGATTTGATGGGAAAAGTGTTAGATACTATTAAAGAGGTAGCTAAAGAAAATAATTTAGAATCTTTTAGAATAGTTAATAATTGCGGAGAGAATGCAGGTCAGAGCGTATTTCATTTGCATTTTCATGTTTTATCTGGAAAGAATTTAAAGGATAATTTTTAA
- a CDS encoding TatD family hydrolase: MIDSHCHLTYISKKAKDLKDVLERANKAGIYYFVDIGVHPSDIDERLYILSDAEGVFFSMGYYPDYANENDEHTIKAFELKIKTINKKTLENRKKLIYAVGEIGLDYYHDDSNKEEQKKFFSALCNAAKNVDLPILIHSRDAFKDTFSILKEADIPKRGIFHCFSGNVEDAKKALDLGYILSFSGSCTYLKNDFLREAAKYVPKDMFTIETDSPYLTPQKMRGRANEPAFIPYTAEVLAEARRECVSDIMKNALINASRVLELPIDTNKLVN; the protein is encoded by the coding sequence ATGATAGACAGTCATTGCCATCTTACTTATATATCCAAGAAGGCTAAAGATTTAAAAGATGTTTTAGAGAGAGCAAACAAGGCTGGCATATATTATTTTGTAGACATAGGTGTTCACCCAAGTGATATAGACGAGCGTTTATATATATTATCAGATGCTGAAGGTGTATTTTTTAGTATGGGTTATTATCCAGACTATGCCAATGAAAATGATGAACACACTATTAAAGCTTTTGAATTAAAAATAAAAACTATAAACAAAAAAACTTTAGAAAACAGAAAAAAACTTATTTATGCAGTTGGAGAGATAGGATTAGATTATTATCATGATGATTCCAATAAAGAGGAACAGAAGAAATTTTTTAGTGCTTTATGTAATGCCGCAAAAAATGTTGATCTTCCAATACTTATTCACAGCAGAGATGCTTTTAAAGATACTTTCAGTATACTTAAAGAGGCGGATATACCAAAAAGAGGAATATTTCATTGTTTCAGCGGAAATGTGGAAGATGCTAAGAAAGCTTTAGATTTGGGATATATACTTTCTTTTTCCGGTTCTTGCACATATTTAAAAAATGATTTTTTAAGAGAGGCAGCTAAATATGTTCCTAAAGATATGTTTACAATAGAAACTGATTCTCCATATTTAACACCTCAGAAGATGAGAGGGAGGGCTAATGAACCTGCATTTATACCGTATACTGCAGAAGTTTTGGCAGAGGCGAGGAGAGAGTGTGTTTCAGATATTATGAAGAATGCTTTAATCAATGCTTCAAGAGTTTTAGAGCTTCCTATTGATACTAATAAACTTGTAAATTAA
- a CDS encoding transcript cleavage factor → MSEALQKLENIFSEETFTRKPLLNYTVKYFADLSTIINDINSNEDINSILDTANSQLKKNANHISALYASGFLNLKLQNYSDNTLDKLIGIFKNAKKWNIVEYIAQKILDEYYECDYALRYLASYYQISNKETEALEILERLIKFDVSNPELPEKIAHTKELAGDITSAVHYYKIAFERNLIRKRTNAESNIKKVLEYEPDNYNYLLKYENALKELVDANIMIDIWKIIFFHYFENNRFNDALKTIKNLLNYEQAIVAQNNKKAKFFRHRLVDVYEKLYPNHTLFEKIEEISAITNVNKPPKACIEIFEKYIQYDVDKYVIHRNFGVGKIKYIDINELKIKFVSQEEERKMTFDMAIQSLTTLPEDDINVYKAYKLNELKKMAEENPTELLTIILKYKKTINTKDLKQELTAAPHIVIADSSYNKWLENAKKSVRASTTVKFDKNTFLYNEEAETYDAESLSKFNKTDNFLERYQIYMEYLTYTPNLNSDEAKEMYNYFVTISKDKKAPSDSRIISTIYLKTQNDTNKDIPMLSELIKEVDNYTHIYEILPSSNYRDKFVKAIQEGKPDEYYNIILKILYSPQVKNHYLIVNKLFSDGKVDMLAKTIDDIFLHYKEYPESFVYFAQKILDGEYYDEIEGDIKINKNSLMIGLLSIIPNLSKMLDNKETSPQGRKLIKIVYDLVFDKAYLLKFIETENEEDVKIIFSEFQKLVNLEQHYKTDIITAVLKRFPNWKI, encoded by the coding sequence ATGTCAGAAGCTCTACAAAAATTAGAAAACATATTTTCAGAAGAAACTTTTACAAGAAAACCTTTATTAAATTATACTGTGAAATATTTTGCAGATCTATCTACAATTATTAATGATATTAATAGTAATGAAGATATTAATTCTATTTTAGATACTGCTAATTCACAATTAAAAAAAAATGCTAATCATATATCTGCATTATATGCAAGCGGTTTTTTAAATCTTAAACTACAAAACTATTCTGATAATACATTAGATAAGCTTATAGGTATATTTAAAAATGCAAAAAAATGGAATATAGTAGAATATATTGCACAAAAAATATTAGATGAATATTATGAATGCGACTATGCTTTAAGATATTTAGCTAGTTATTATCAAATATCAAATAAAGAAACTGAAGCTTTAGAGATTTTAGAGAGATTAATAAAATTTGATGTATCAAACCCTGAATTACCTGAAAAGATAGCTCATACAAAAGAGTTGGCTGGAGATATCACTAGTGCTGTACATTATTACAAAATTGCTTTTGAGAGAAATTTAATTAGAAAAAGAACTAATGCTGAAAGCAACATTAAAAAAGTGCTTGAATATGAACCTGACAATTATAATTATTTATTAAAATATGAAAATGCCTTAAAAGAATTGGTTGATGCTAATATTATGATAGATATATGGAAAATAATATTCTTCCACTATTTTGAGAATAATAGATTTAATGATGCTTTAAAAACTATTAAAAATCTATTAAATTATGAACAGGCTATAGTAGCACAAAATAATAAAAAGGCTAAATTTTTTAGACATAGATTAGTTGATGTTTATGAAAAATTATACCCTAATCATACGCTTTTTGAAAAGATAGAAGAAATTTCAGCTATTACTAATGTTAATAAACCGCCAAAAGCTTGTATAGAAATATTTGAAAAATACATACAATACGATGTTGATAAATACGTTATACATAGAAATTTTGGTGTTGGTAAAATTAAGTATATAGACATAAATGAATTAAAAATCAAATTTGTATCTCAAGAAGAAGAGAGAAAAATGACATTTGATATGGCAATACAATCTCTCACAACTCTTCCAGAAGATGATATAAATGTATATAAAGCTTACAAATTAAATGAACTTAAAAAAATGGCAGAAGAAAATCCGACAGAGCTTCTTACTATAATATTAAAATACAAAAAAACTATTAACACTAAAGATTTAAAACAAGAATTAACTGCTGCTCCTCATATAGTAATAGCAGATTCTTCTTACAATAAATGGCTTGAAAATGCTAAGAAATCTGTAAGAGCTTCTACTACAGTGAAATTTGATAAAAACACTTTCCTTTATAATGAAGAAGCAGAAACCTATGATGCTGAAAGTTTATCTAAGTTTAATAAGACAGATAATTTCCTTGAAAGATATCAAATCTATATGGAATATCTCACTTATACTCCAAACTTAAACTCTGATGAAGCAAAAGAAATGTATAATTATTTTGTTACTATATCAAAAGATAAAAAAGCACCTAGCGACAGCAGAATAATAAGCACAATATATCTAAAAACACAAAATGATACTAACAAAGATATACCTATGCTCTCTGAACTTATAAAAGAAGTTGATAATTACACTCACATATACGAGATATTACCATCTTCAAATTATAGAGATAAATTTGTAAAAGCTATACAAGAAGGAAAACCAGATGAATATTATAATATTATATTAAAAATATTATATTCACCTCAAGTAAAAAACCATTATTTAATAGTAAATAAATTGTTCTCTGACGGCAAAGTTGATATGCTTGCTAAAACTATAGATGATATATTTTTACATTACAAAGAATATCCAGAATCTTTTGTTTATTTTGCTCAAAAAATCCTTGACGGTGAGTATTATGATGAAATAGAAGGAGATATAAAAATTAATAAAAACTCTCTAATGATAGGTTTATTAAGTATAATACCTAATTTATCAAAAATGCTCGACAATAAAGAAACTTCTCCTCAGGGAAGAAAGTTAATAAAAATAGTATATGATTTAGTATTTGATAAGGCTTATTTACTTAAATTCATAGAAACAGAAAATGAGGAAGATGTAAAAATAATATTTAGTGAATTCCAAAAATTGGTTAATTTGGAACAGCATTATAAAACAGATATAATAACAGCTGTATTAAAGAGATTCCCAAATTGGAAAATATAA
- a CDS encoding PepSY-like domain-containing protein, with protein sequence MKKVFILLIIFSSVLAADDWKVDPNELPKSTIDFINKFFPNNRIILAERDRKKYEIVLENGVELEFFINGELKEVEGNYVAVPPEILPKTVANTVSVTFPNTTITKIKKKWNLYEVKLNNSMALYIDVNGQLLGQKFDD encoded by the coding sequence ATGAAAAAAGTATTTATATTATTAATTATATTTAGTTCAGTCCTTGCTGCAGATGATTGGAAAGTTGATCCTAATGAGCTTCCAAAGAGTACTATAGATTTTATAAACAAATTCTTTCCAAATAATAGAATCATACTCGCTGAAAGAGATAGAAAAAAATATGAAATTGTGCTTGAAAATGGAGTAGAATTAGAGTTTTTTATTAACGGAGAATTGAAAGAAGTAGAAGGAAATTATGTAGCCGTACCTCCAGAAATATTGCCAAAAACTGTAGCAAATACAGTATCTGTAACATTCCCAAATACTACTATAACAAAAATAAAAAAGAAATGGAATCTATATGAAGTAAAACTTAATAATTCTATGGCACTTTATATAGATGTTAATGGACAGCTTTTAGGACAAAAATTTGATGATTAA
- a CDS encoding PepSY-like domain-containing protein, which yields MLKKFVLISSFFFIVIFPFELLTYDSISLDNLPEKSKIFIENNFNNTNIKTINKINNRFHVLLEEDFLLIFDNTGIWCEVDGKDKPIPTDFIPENVMYTIDKTNPNTNILKIVKKWNTYIITLDTHINMFIDSSGMLVGQKISD from the coding sequence ATGCTTAAGAAATTTGTATTAATTAGTAGTTTCTTTTTTATAGTAATTTTTCCTTTTGAATTATTAACTTATGATTCTATATCATTAGACAATCTGCCGGAAAAATCAAAAATCTTTATAGAAAATAATTTTAACAATACTAATATAAAAACTATAAATAAAATAAATAATCGTTTTCATGTATTATTAGAAGAAGATTTTTTGCTAATATTTGATAATACAGGAATTTGGTGTGAAGTAGATGGTAAGGATAAGCCTATACCCACTGATTTTATACCAGAAAATGTCATGTATACTATTGATAAAACTAATCCAAATACAAATATACTAAAAATAGTAAAGAAATGGAATACTTATATTATAACATTAGATACTCATATCAACATGTTTATAGATTCTTCTGGTATGCTTGTAGGGCAAAAAATTTCAGATTAA
- a CDS encoding outer membrane lipoprotein carrier protein LolA, producing MKKILVLLFLFSVSLFSQIMTPEKVISMMSNRFAAMNSFSSTFTERNGSKIKTGTLISKNPNIFKLEYSGGTNSDSIYCDGKTLWMIFPRKKVVSEQTLHYGDSGAIYTKAGISRLISKYNIDFYSDRALRPVSSFDGSALNISGYNSSQYTSDDNRLAYHMLLTPKQASVDRTGFPTIHLWIAEDGMIIRILGISTTNVPVEYLFKSIRYNVQYDNKTFVPVIPEEMQVLKDGLISDN from the coding sequence ATGAAAAAGATATTGGTTTTATTATTTTTATTTTCAGTCTCTTTATTTTCGCAAATAATGACACCTGAGAAAGTTATTAGTATGATGTCAAACAGATTTGCCGCTATGAATAGTTTTTCATCTACCTTTACAGAACGCAATGGAAGTAAAATAAAGACTGGTACTCTCATAAGTAAGAATCCAAATATATTTAAACTTGAATATTCAGGCGGTACTAACAGCGATTCTATATATTGTGATGGTAAAACTTTGTGGATGATATTTCCAAGAAAAAAGGTTGTAAGCGAGCAGACATTGCATTATGGAGATTCTGGTGCTATTTATACAAAGGCAGGAATATCAAGACTTATATCTAAGTATAATATAGATTTTTATTCTGATAGAGCATTAAGACCTGTGAGCAGTTTTGACGGCAGTGCTTTAAATATATCTGGATATAATAGCTCTCAATATACTAGTGATGATAATAGATTGGCTTATCATATGCTTCTTACTCCTAAACAAGCAAGTGTTGATAGAACTGGTTTTCCTACGATACATTTGTGGATTGCTGAAGACGGTATGATTATTAGAATACTTGGGATATCTACTACCAATGTACCTGTAGAATATTTGTTTAAGTCTATTAGATATAATGTTCAATATGATAATAAGACATTTGTACCTGTTATACCTGAAGAGATGCAGGTGTTAAAAGATGGTTTAATATCAGACAATTAA
- a CDS encoding helix-turn-helix domain-containing protein has product METIGQILKNAREKKGLTIEELASSTYIVSKFIKALEDEQFDLLPGEIYVKGFIKNLSDKLSLDSDAMIERYNLQRNENKFEEDLSKSRKFKISSKKKEEKIENKKEEIKETEEDDLKKIENKKEDISKTNSSISVNSKTYTPNSAEAELLYITKRDLNKLRNKKSKANSFVLIIVILAILVIFAVIFFNIDNIKSMFSSSSNNNKREVEIARNIVDNSARQNVKPGDIIYFKPLGISATIKFNSIGNVIRMNINGQDLSFSKSNPIILDLNGNGINDFKISIIEVYDNLATVEMEKLEENQMINSAYNNEETTNYLNENNITNDMIISSDVKLPVIDGETYIEQDTEKSNIRIEITAKHFVYLRYFIDSGGPATTNLLSGKTLYLEARDVMMLTIGNAGEVVVKVNGRIVDVGALGETVNKTIKWTKNLNDSTKYNLIMTDTK; this is encoded by the coding sequence ATGGAAACCATAGGACAAATATTAAAAAATGCTAGAGAAAAAAAAGGTCTTACCATAGAAGAATTAGCATCAAGTACATATATTGTTTCTAAATTTATAAAAGCTTTAGAAGATGAACAGTTTGATTTATTGCCGGGAGAGATATATGTTAAAGGGTTTATCAAAAATTTAAGTGATAAGCTTTCATTAGATTCTGATGCTATGATAGAGCGATATAATTTACAAAGAAATGAAAATAAATTTGAAGAAGACTTGTCAAAATCTAGGAAGTTTAAAATATCTTCTAAAAAGAAAGAAGAAAAAATAGAAAATAAAAAAGAGGAAATAAAAGAAACGGAAGAAGATGATTTAAAAAAAATAGAAAATAAAAAAGAAGATATTTCTAAAACTAACAGCAGTATTTCAGTAAATAGTAAAACATATACTCCAAACAGTGCCGAGGCGGAATTATTATATATTACAAAAAGAGATTTAAATAAGCTTAGAAATAAAAAAAGTAAAGCTAATTCTTTTGTACTTATTATAGTTATATTAGCTATATTGGTTATTTTTGCTGTTATATTTTTTAATATAGATAATATAAAATCTATGTTTTCTTCAAGCAGCAATAATAATAAAAGAGAAGTTGAGATAGCAAGGAATATTGTTGATAATAGTGCGAGACAAAATGTAAAACCTGGAGATATTATATATTTTAAGCCGCTTGGTATATCTGCTACTATTAAATTTAATAGTATAGGAAATGTTATTAGAATGAATATTAATGGGCAGGATTTATCTTTTTCTAAGAGCAACCCTATAATATTAGATTTAAATGGGAATGGTATTAATGATTTTAAGATAAGCATAATAGAAGTTTATGATAATTTAGCTACTGTAGAGATGGAAAAACTTGAAGAAAATCAGATGATTAATTCTGCTTACAATAATGAAGAAACTACAAATTATTTAAACGAAAATAATATTACTAATGATATGATTATATCATCAGATGTAAAATTACCTGTAATAGACGGAGAAACTTATATAGAGCAAGACACTGAGAAATCAAATATTAGAATAGAGATAACTGCTAAGCATTTTGTTTATTTGAGATATTTTATTGACTCTGGCGGACCTGCTACTACAAATCTTTTAAGCGGAAAGACATTATATTTAGAGGCGAGAGACGTGATGATGCTTACTATTGGTAATGCGGGGGAGGTTGTTGTTAAGGTTAATGGAAGAATAGTTGATGTGGGAGCTCTTGGAGAGACAGTTAATAAAACCATTAAGTGGACTAAAAACTTAAATGATTCTACTAAATACAATTTGATTATGACTGATACTAAATAA
- the rimO gene encoding 30S ribosomal protein S12 methylthiotransferase RimO: protein MQNIYLHSLGCEKNTVDGEHILAILNKNGYKIVDNAEDADVIVINTCAFIEDSKKESIDAIFDHSLYKKYGKCKRLIVSGCMSERYKENFMEMFKEVDSAIGIHDLEKILTAVEKDGFHDAEENTTYKEYVDRINTSTNYSAYIRISDGCHANCSFCAIPSIRGKHRSRKIEDIVKEAKEYAKNGAKEINLIAHETTYYGYDIYKKLALPDLLKELSVIDGIEWIRVLYQNPVVLNKNIIDAMFKTEKVVPYFDIPLQHIDKDILKDMNRGNRGYSFYKDMINYIRSYDENAVIRTSLIVGFPGETAESFKKLARFVKKMKLDRVGVFTYSEEENTNALLINKKKISKNRKLMLRDKLMRIALEVSEERLSRFIGKTIDVLIEKKEEDKFIGRSKYDAPEVDGFVEVYFDKKNVDNINIGDIVKVKIVHNTEYDLVGNLE from the coding sequence TTGCAAAACATATATTTACATAGTTTAGGCTGCGAGAAGAATACAGTTGATGGTGAACATATACTTGCCATATTAAATAAAAATGGATACAAGATAGTTGATAATGCCGAGGATGCGGATGTTATAGTTATTAATACTTGTGCTTTTATAGAGGATTCTAAAAAAGAGTCAATAGATGCTATATTTGACCATTCACTTTATAAGAAATATGGTAAATGTAAGAGGCTTATAGTATCTGGGTGCATGAGTGAGAGATATAAAGAAAATTTCATGGAGATGTTTAAGGAAGTTGACTCTGCCATTGGCATACATGATTTGGAAAAGATTTTAACTGCTGTAGAGAAAGACGGTTTTCATGATGCTGAAGAAAATACTACCTATAAAGAGTATGTTGATAGAATAAATACTTCTACAAATTATAGTGCATACATAAGAATAAGCGATGGATGTCATGCTAATTGCAGTTTTTGTGCTATACCTTCAATAAGGGGAAAACATAGAAGCAGAAAAATAGAAGATATAGTTAAAGAAGCTAAAGAATATGCAAAAAATGGTGCTAAAGAAATAAATTTAATAGCTCATGAAACTACGTATTATGGTTATGATATATATAAAAAATTAGCACTTCCTGATTTATTAAAAGAGCTTTCTGTTATTGACGGCATAGAATGGATTAGGGTTCTTTATCAAAATCCTGTTGTTTTAAATAAAAATATAATAGATGCTATGTTTAAAACAGAAAAAGTTGTTCCTTATTTTGATATACCTTTGCAGCATATAGATAAAGATATATTAAAAGATATGAACAGAGGAAATAGAGGATATTCTTTTTATAAGGATATGATAAATTATATTAGAAGCTATGATGAAAATGCGGTTATAAGAACTTCTTTAATTGTAGGTTTTCCTGGGGAGACTGCTGAGAGCTTTAAGAAATTGGCAAGATTCGTAAAAAAGATGAAGCTTGATAGGGTTGGAGTTTTTACATATTCTGAAGAAGAAAATACTAATGCATTACTTATTAATAAAAAGAAAATTAGTAAAAATAGAAAGTTAATGCTAAGAGATAAACTTATGAGGATTGCTCTTGAGGTATCTGAGGAGAGGCTTTCGAGGTTTATAGGGAAAACTATAGATGTACTTATAGAGAAGAAAGAGGAAGATAAATTTATCGGCAGAAGCAAATATGATGCTCCGGAAGTTGACGGATTTGTTGAGGTATATTTTGATAAAAAGAATGTTGATAATATCAATATTGGCGATATAGTAAAGGTAAAAATAGTGCATAATACAGAGTATGATTTAGTTGGTAATTTGGAATAA
- the clpX gene encoding ATP-dependent Clp protease ATP-binding subunit ClpX: protein MKKNNNKEYKNREEAFRDYFESVSKIVYTLNLISDRNDMTRRLSNNINRVLGYDDETIINDEKVSNNNNDEIAILIDSIKKDLKKIHTFKQYNFNIERFINEFELNDDERFILYCLITYTIYGDSMSAISVRRILELITMDADIYINKYHYFDSKSKLMSSGILVLSHEPYSSIGLLEVSNTLITFVNSKIVFAFLEKESYDLILDITNKENYIDTKSKKKIIKEPRILTPKEIVSELNKTVIGQDDAKKALSVHAYLHCLRINGNKDIPFRSNILMIGPTGVGKTYLVKTLADILGLPFARADVTTLTETGYVGDDVEVVLYNLYKKANGDLDKAQHGIVFLDEVDKIAKADAHQSTTGNPSDKAVQEALLSMMNGEDIRVPEFGDRRMMHSSDGIVMNTKNILFIFGGAFVGLEDIIKMRLKGESSLGFGSNAVVNKLQKNKILSQVDVKDVEKYGMIPEFIGRIPIIVTLNELTKDNLKDILLKTKESPIIKYVDFFKSIGKKLILTDDAINYIVDKASTMNMGARSLKSIVETAMVNILFNLDGIKGNALTLTKKDIEKAFEEREVVISSDKDFIKKNNIGLKEDKTYMA from the coding sequence ATGAAAAAAAACAATAACAAGGAATATAAGAATAGAGAAGAGGCTTTTAGAGATTATTTTGAAAGCGTGAGTAAAATTGTATATACATTAAACTTGATATCTGATAGAAATGATATGACAAGAAGACTTTCTAATAATATCAATAGGGTATTGGGTTATGATGATGAAACTATTATTAATGATGAAAAAGTTTCAAACAACAATAATGATGAGATAGCTATATTAATAGATTCTATAAAAAAAGATTTAAAAAAGATACATACATTTAAACAATATAATTTTAATATAGAAAGATTCATAAATGAGTTTGAATTAAATGATGATGAGAGATTTATTTTATATTGTTTAATTACTTATACGATTTATGGGGATTCTATGTCTGCCATATCTGTAAGAAGAATATTAGAACTCATTACAATGGATGCAGATATTTATATTAATAAGTATCATTATTTTGACAGTAAAAGTAAATTAATGTCAAGCGGCATACTTGTTTTATCTCATGAACCTTATTCAAGTATTGGTCTTTTAGAAGTGTCTAATACTTTAATTACATTTGTTAATTCAAAGATAGTTTTTGCTTTTTTAGAGAAAGAAAGCTATGATTTAATATTAGATATTACAAACAAAGAAAATTATATAGATACAAAGTCTAAAAAGAAGATTATAAAAGAGCCAAGAATATTAACACCAAAAGAGATAGTTTCCGAACTTAATAAAACAGTAATAGGTCAAGATGATGCCAAGAAGGCATTGTCAGTTCATGCTTATTTACATTGTTTAAGAATTAATGGAAATAAAGATATACCATTTAGGTCAAATATTCTTATGATAGGACCTACTGGAGTTGGTAAAACATATTTAGTAAAAACGTTAGCAGATATTTTAGGCTTACCGTTTGCTCGTGCAGATGTTACTACACTTACAGAAACAGGCTATGTTGGAGATGATGTTGAGGTTGTATTGTATAATCTTTATAAGAAGGCTAATGGTGATTTAGATAAAGCACAGCATGGTATAGTATTTTTAGATGAGGTAGACAAAATAGCAAAAGCCGATGCTCATCAATCTACCACAGGTAATCCTTCAGACAAGGCTGTTCAAGAGGCTTTGCTTTCTATGATGAATGGTGAGGATATTAGAGTGCCTGAGTTTGGCGACAGAAGAATGATGCATTCAAGCGACGGAATTGTTATGAATACTAAAAATATTTTATTTATTTTCGGCGGTGCTTTTGTTGGGCTTGAAGATATTATAAAGATGCGTCTTAAAGGGGAGAGCAGTTTAGGATTTGGTTCTAATGCGGTTGTAAATAAGCTTCAGAAGAATAAAATACTTAGTCAGGTTGATGTGAAAGATGTAGAAAAATATGGTATGATACCAGAGTTTATAGGAAGAATACCAATAATTGTAACTTTAAATGAGCTTACTAAAGATAATTTAAAAGATATATTGCTAAAAACTAAAGAATCACCTATAATAAAATATGTAGATTTCTTTAAGAGTATAGGAAAGAAGCTAATATTAACAGATGATGCTATAAATTATATAGTAGATAAAGCTTCTACTATGAATATGGGAGCAAGGTCATTAAAAAGTATAGTTGAAACTGCAATGGTAAATATACTTTTTAATTTAGATGGTATAAAGGGAAATGCTTTAACTCTAACTAAAAAGGATATAGAGAAAGCATTTGAAGAGAGGGAGGTAGTAATTTCAAGCGATAAAGATTTTATTAAAAAGAATAATATAGGGTTAAAAGAAGATAAAACTTATATGGCTTGA